A stretch of Clostridia bacterium DNA encodes these proteins:
- the rlmN gene encoding 23S rRNA (adenine(2503)-C(2))-methyltransferase RlmN: MIKDFDRQDIYELVAEMGEPKYRSDQIFSWIYKGIHSFDEMTNIPVYIREALKEKYILNSARVLKILHSKIDDTTKFLFELKDKNIIESVLMNYKHGYTGCISTQVGCRMRCSFCASGIEGRIRNLTPGEMVDQVLMMQEQIHGKRISNVVLMGSGEPFDNYDNVIKFIRLINDEQGLNIGMRNITLSTCGLVEGILRLSQEGIPINLSISLHAPNDKLRNLLMPINKRYNIRGVLDSCKQYIDITHRRVTIEYILIKGVNDLKEHAHQLADLLKGGLFHVNLIPINSVKEKKFEKPGLESINRFQRILKAQGIVVTVRRELGSDIDAACGQLRRRHIKKPVNLLGVDIC; encoded by the coding sequence ATTATAAAGGATTTCGATAGGCAGGATATATATGAATTAGTTGCTGAAATGGGAGAACCTAAATATAGAAGTGATCAGATATTTTCATGGATTTATAAAGGAATCCATTCTTTTGATGAGATGACAAATATACCTGTATATATCCGGGAGGCTTTAAAGGAAAAGTATATATTAAATTCTGCCCGTGTTTTAAAGATATTACATTCAAAAATTGATGATACTACAAAGTTCCTATTTGAATTGAAGGATAAAAATATCATAGAAAGTGTATTGATGAATTATAAGCACGGATATACAGGGTGTATTTCTACTCAGGTGGGTTGTCGCATGAGGTGTTCATTTTGTGCTTCCGGGATAGAAGGAAGGATAAGAAATTTGACCCCTGGAGAGATGGTTGACCAAGTGCTTATGATGCAAGAACAAATACATGGAAAAAGGATATCAAATGTAGTGCTTATGGGAAGTGGTGAACCCTTTGACAATTATGATAATGTGATTAAATTTATAAGGCTGATAAATGATGAGCAAGGCCTAAATATAGGGATGAGAAATATAACGCTGTCCACCTGTGGTTTGGTGGAAGGTATATTAAGATTATCCCAAGAAGGCATTCCTATAAATTTATCAATTTCTCTCCATGCTCCAAATGATAAATTGAGGAATTTGCTTATGCCTATAAATAAAAGATATAATATCAGAGGGGTTTTAGATTCTTGCAAACAGTATATAGATATTACTCACAGAAGAGTAACTATTGAATATATTTTAATAAAGGGTGTCAATGATTTAAAGGAACATGCCCATCAATTGGCGGATTTGTTAAAAGGAGGACTTTTTCACGTTAATCTTATTCCCATCAATAGTGTTAAAGAGAAAAAATTTGAAAAGCCCGGATTAGAATCAATAAATAGGTTTCAAAGAATATTAAAAGCGCAGGGTATTGTTGTTACTGTTAGGAGAGAATTAGGGAGCGATATTGATGCTGCCTGTGGTCAGCTTAGGAGAAGACACATAAAAAAACCCGTTAATTT